The following proteins come from a genomic window of Synechococcus sp. NB0720_010:
- a CDS encoding diguanylate cyclase: MNQELIFLSLLVTALGSCLLVGVSGFLVVHAAMREAELQARSIEHDLARSVTSYQPVEEVQRELQLKAASRGLHSAVLLGPGGRVIAANDNTMLGSSVFGLSWWIRLGENSSDLLTCLRPADAAAACHSVQPVNQFLGFIPAFGGERLVHIAPTPLAIEGRPDLGTRGLLVLELDLSPVTQRWSRWIALVFLAGFAPLFLTETALVFFLRRRLLPELLGLAQVDSLSGVFNRRSFFEMATQQIGQFNQNHCLCVVALIDIDRFKSINDTYGHPAGDEVICQLSTLFRDVIPSGDLIGRLGGDEFAVLMLESAEEAAAVLESLRRQVAARSWRLNDGSLVQFTLSIGMADSRLARVCNIDELLAAADVGLYAAKGNGGNNLVPPKEAGTQGWTMQLA, from the coding sequence GTGAATCAGGAATTGATCTTCCTGTCCCTACTTGTGACCGCTTTGGGATCTTGCCTTTTGGTTGGGGTTAGCGGATTTCTGGTTGTGCATGCCGCTATGAGAGAGGCAGAACTCCAGGCACGCTCCATTGAGCACGACCTTGCTCGTAGCGTCACCAGTTATCAACCCGTCGAGGAAGTCCAGCGAGAGCTCCAGCTCAAAGCCGCTTCTAGAGGCTTGCACTCGGCTGTTCTTCTCGGTCCAGGTGGAAGAGTCATTGCCGCGAATGACAACACGATGCTGGGTAGTTCAGTCTTTGGCCTCAGCTGGTGGATAAGGCTTGGAGAAAACTCGAGTGATTTGTTGACGTGCCTTCGTCCAGCAGATGCGGCTGCCGCTTGCCATTCTGTTCAACCGGTTAATCAGTTTCTAGGATTCATCCCGGCCTTCGGTGGTGAGCGACTGGTCCACATTGCTCCGACTCCCTTGGCGATTGAGGGGCGGCCTGATCTCGGGACCCGTGGGCTATTGGTGCTCGAGCTTGATCTGTCTCCAGTGACTCAGCGCTGGTCCCGGTGGATTGCGCTCGTTTTTCTTGCAGGCTTTGCACCACTCTTTCTGACGGAAACGGCGCTGGTGTTCTTTTTGCGTCGCCGCCTTTTGCCTGAGTTATTGGGATTGGCTCAAGTCGATTCTTTGTCTGGCGTTTTTAATCGTCGTTCCTTTTTTGAGATGGCTACCCAGCAGATTGGACAGTTCAACCAAAATCACTGCCTATGTGTTGTCGCTTTGATTGATATCGATCGTTTTAAATCGATTAACGATACCTATGGTCACCCCGCCGGGGACGAAGTGATCTGTCAGTTATCCACACTCTTTCGTGACGTGATTCCCTCTGGCGATCTGATTGGTCGCCTCGGAGGCGATGAATTTGCTGTTCTGATGCTGGAGTCCGCTGAAGAAGCGGCTGCTGTTCTGGAGTCCTTACGCCGTCAGGTTGCAGCCCGTTCCTGGCGGCTGAATGACGGGTCTCTTGTCCAGTTCACATTGTCGATCGGCATGGCGGATTCACGTTTGGCACGGGTCTGCAACATCGATGAGCTCTTGGCTGCTGCAGACGTGGGTCTCTATGCGGCTAAAGGCAATGGTGGAAACAACCTGGTTCCACCAAAAGAGGCGGGGACTCAGGGTTGGACAATGCAACTGGCATGA
- the tpiA gene encoding triose-phosphate isomerase: MRKAVIAGNWKMHMTCAEAQAFAESFKPLVAGLPSDREVVLAPPFTAIASLSSSLAGSGIRIAAQNIHWQEKGAFTGMVSAGMLLEHGVSHAIVGHSEPRKYYSETDEQINLRARSAQKHGITPILCVGESDSQREAGEAEKVIRRQVQQGVDGLDHSRLIIAYEPIWAIGTGKTCEAAEANRICGLIRDWVGYSDVVVQYGGSVNPGTIDQLMAQSDIDGVLVGGASLDPEGFARIANYQPV; the protein is encoded by the coding sequence GTGCGGAAGGCTGTCATCGCGGGCAATTGGAAGATGCATATGACCTGCGCTGAAGCGCAGGCCTTTGCTGAGAGCTTCAAGCCTCTGGTGGCCGGCCTTCCTAGCGATCGTGAGGTGGTTCTGGCGCCTCCTTTTACGGCCATCGCCAGCTTGAGCAGTTCCCTGGCGGGCAGTGGGATACGGATTGCGGCTCAGAACATCCACTGGCAAGAGAAGGGCGCCTTTACGGGGATGGTCTCTGCCGGCATGCTCCTCGAGCATGGAGTGAGTCACGCCATTGTTGGCCACAGTGAGCCACGCAAGTACTACAGCGAGACTGACGAGCAAATCAATCTTCGGGCCCGTAGTGCCCAGAAGCACGGCATCACCCCGATCCTGTGCGTTGGCGAGAGCGATTCGCAGCGGGAGGCAGGGGAAGCAGAGAAGGTGATCCGCCGCCAGGTGCAGCAAGGGGTGGATGGCTTGGATCACAGCCGATTGATCATTGCCTACGAACCGATTTGGGCCATTGGCACGGGCAAAACCTGTGAAGCGGCTGAAGCCAATCGGATCTGCGGACTGATTCGAGACTGGGTTGGTTATTCCGACGTGGTGGTGCAGTACGGCGGTTCTGTGAATCCAGGAACGATTGACCAGTTGATGGCCCAGAGCGATATCGACGGCGTTCTCGTGGGTGGGGCTTCCCTGGATCCAGAGGGCTTCGCTCGCATTGCGAACTACCAGCCGGTCTGA
- a CDS encoding ABC transporter transmembrane domain-containing protein encodes MVSSLDEAVLSRKSFRHVLSASIRRCKQSLNAALDLLEEAMSHRFFQSLRYVQWSDYQLKPILVASVLINILELASPLYINIVFTSVLPSGSMSSLVVLSVGVVLLMILGGWLKSVRLVLTGADGARVEHQKRVEAVSHFLQLGLPDFLALSPGRHLQRLNSINLLRDESALQALTTAIDLLFSLLFVVVLFLIAGSVGVVAVLAIIVYLFRALAFARDYERLSRRRDQTELETRTYQDKLVDAMDLIKSNGLGSKFLVASERFQEEQAYDRMLHNTFAGQYQAFGSLMGQITFAAGVTWGALLVVNDRLLVGALAAALLLLGKILAPWQQAMGLWNSYRRLSLSRDEYDALMALPVEGPGGSRQLPSGGLLTISRHGSPLVEAKKGSVVLLRDQRFGVDVRQLFLELIQVSPNPELSLDGEPIASYRRVELRDDIAYVDPSRAFFQGTLLENITCFQPSRLRRKALFWSFLTGLDHQVRALPHGYGTAMGGTLPTGLSRDAQALAHLVTALTRNPHLLLLDLSDCSYGKAFIDGLTRALHRCHGHLTVLIAGRGLVLSGLADQQLDLQSALQEARS; translated from the coding sequence ATGGTTTCGAGCCTTGATGAGGCGGTCCTTTCGCGCAAGAGCTTCCGGCATGTTCTCTCGGCATCGATTCGTCGCTGCAAACAGTCGCTGAATGCTGCACTTGACCTCTTGGAAGAAGCGATGTCCCATCGCTTCTTCCAGTCCTTGCGATATGTTCAGTGGTCGGATTACCAGCTCAAGCCCATCTTGGTGGCTTCAGTGCTGATCAATATTCTCGAGCTTGCTTCCCCGCTCTACATCAATATCGTCTTCACTTCAGTCCTCCCATCTGGCTCGATGTCGAGCTTGGTGGTCTTGAGCGTGGGTGTTGTGCTGTTGATGATCTTGGGGGGCTGGCTCAAAAGTGTGCGTCTGGTGTTGACCGGTGCTGATGGAGCTCGCGTCGAGCATCAGAAGCGGGTCGAGGCTGTGTCCCATTTCTTGCAGTTGGGACTGCCGGATTTCTTGGCACTATCCCCAGGTCGGCATTTGCAGCGTTTGAACAGCATCAATCTTCTGCGCGATGAGAGTGCTTTGCAGGCGCTGACCACTGCCATTGATTTGCTTTTCTCGCTGTTGTTTGTGGTCGTCTTGTTCTTGATCGCTGGCAGCGTTGGAGTGGTCGCTGTTCTCGCGATCATTGTCTACCTCTTTCGCGCTCTGGCCTTCGCTCGGGACTACGAGCGGCTCTCACGACGTCGGGATCAAACCGAGCTTGAGACCCGCACCTATCAAGACAAGTTGGTCGATGCCATGGATTTGATCAAATCCAATGGCCTCGGTTCGAAGTTCTTGGTGGCTAGTGAGCGCTTTCAAGAAGAGCAGGCCTATGACCGGATGCTGCACAACACCTTCGCTGGGCAGTACCAGGCTTTTGGTTCCTTGATGGGACAGATCACGTTTGCCGCTGGCGTCACCTGGGGTGCGCTGTTGGTCGTGAACGATCGTCTACTCGTCGGTGCCCTTGCGGCTGCTCTGCTGTTGCTTGGCAAGATCCTCGCCCCTTGGCAGCAAGCGATGGGGCTATGGAACAGCTATCGCCGCTTGAGCCTTTCGAGGGATGAATACGACGCACTGATGGCCTTGCCTGTCGAAGGTCCTGGGGGCAGCCGGCAGCTTCCATCTGGGGGTCTGCTTACCATTTCGCGGCACGGTTCTCCATTGGTCGAGGCGAAGAAAGGCTCTGTTGTGTTGCTTCGGGACCAGCGTTTTGGCGTTGATGTACGGCAGTTGTTTCTGGAGTTAATTCAGGTCAGCCCTAACCCTGAGTTGTCCCTGGATGGTGAGCCCATCGCGTCCTATCGACGCGTTGAGCTACGGGATGACATTGCTTACGTCGATCCATCCCGCGCTTTTTTCCAGGGGACGTTGCTGGAGAACATCACCTGTTTTCAGCCCAGTCGCCTGAGGCGAAAAGCCTTGTTCTGGTCCTTCCTGACTGGCTTGGATCACCAGGTTCGTGCCTTGCCCCACGGCTATGGAACAGCCATGGGTGGAACGCTTCCAACGGGCCTCTCGCGTGACGCTCAAGCCCTTGCGCACCTGGTGACGGCTCTGACTCGTAATCCTCACCTCCTGCTT
- a CDS encoding ABC transporter substrate-binding protein translates to MGFDRVEGIEIFPRQYPDPQSIVHAYLRAELPIAQLTTIELVELCARVPERCPVVILVLDESVEADQIISVPSLLSIRDLKGKSIAVSRSNFGPFVLGRALQLHGLSLSEIKMRKMELGLMPKALFTGSVDAAVLPSPSSRVILRGAPLRPLFNSAVIPGEILTVLVVEKNFLKLNQNSVVSLLRSWSAAHAEARLRPQRALPLLAERERLSVDEFRAAEQGLRYFSLSDQVEMLQPEGRVARNIEAVRDLQEKLQLIPRGSIIPKVTSTYVEAAQ, encoded by the coding sequence TTGGGGTTTGATCGGGTCGAGGGTATTGAGATCTTTCCTCGGCAGTATCCGGACCCTCAATCCATTGTTCATGCTTATCTCAGGGCAGAACTTCCGATAGCACAATTAACCACTATCGAGTTGGTTGAGCTTTGTGCTCGAGTGCCTGAGCGATGCCCGGTTGTCATCTTGGTTCTGGATGAGTCAGTCGAGGCTGATCAGATTATTTCTGTACCGTCACTGCTCTCAATTCGAGATCTAAAGGGGAAGTCGATTGCCGTTTCGCGCTCCAACTTTGGACCGTTTGTCCTCGGTCGGGCACTTCAGCTTCATGGTTTATCGCTCAGTGAGATCAAGATGCGCAAGATGGAACTTGGGTTGATGCCAAAAGCCTTGTTCACTGGCTCTGTCGATGCAGCAGTACTTCCCTCTCCCTCCAGCCGTGTCATTTTAAGAGGCGCTCCCTTACGCCCACTCTTCAATAGTGCAGTCATTCCGGGGGAGATCCTGACTGTCTTGGTGGTTGAAAAAAACTTTCTCAAACTCAACCAAAACAGCGTTGTTTCCCTGTTGAGGTCTTGGTCTGCAGCCCATGCTGAAGCCAGGCTACGGCCTCAGAGAGCCCTTCCACTACTGGCTGAACGGGAACGCCTGAGCGTCGATGAGTTTCGTGCAGCGGAACAGGGTCTGCGTTATTTCAGCTTGTCTGATCAGGTCGAAATGCTACAGCCTGAGGGACGGGTCGCTCGCAATATTGAAGCGGTGCGTGACTTGCAAGAGAAACTGCAGCTCATTCCGCGAGGCTCGATCATACCGAAGGTGACTTCTACGTATGTAGAAGCGGCACAATGA
- the folP gene encoding dihydropteroate synthase, with amino-acid sequence MARPLGQPTQVMGVINLTPDSFSDGGRFRSPDQALRQAKTLVKAGVGVLDLGAQSTRPGAEDVGGVEELNRLLPSLQAIRSAFPPGLGQPLISVDTYRACVAQRAIEAGADWINDISGGVRDPDLLAVVAAADCPYVLMHSRGDSHSMDSLTDYGPEGVITVVLRELRHATERALAAGVRMERLIWDPGLGFAKTTEQNLELLKGLEQLKADGIPLLVGPSRKRFIGAVLDEPRPKARLWGTAAVVARCVAAGVDVVRVHDGAAIVQVARMADALWA; translated from the coding sequence ATGGCAAGGCCCTTGGGCCAACCAACCCAGGTGATGGGGGTGATCAATCTCACCCCCGATTCCTTCAGTGACGGTGGTCGCTTTCGCTCTCCAGACCAGGCCTTGCGGCAGGCCAAGACATTGGTCAAAGCAGGTGTGGGGGTTTTGGATCTTGGCGCCCAAAGCACCCGTCCTGGTGCAGAGGATGTCGGCGGTGTAGAGGAGCTCAATCGCCTCCTCCCCAGTCTCCAGGCGATTCGATCAGCCTTCCCGCCGGGATTGGGTCAGCCGCTGATCTCGGTGGACACGTATCGGGCCTGCGTCGCTCAGCGAGCCATTGAAGCTGGAGCGGATTGGATTAACGACATCAGCGGCGGCGTTCGGGATCCCGATTTGTTGGCTGTTGTCGCCGCAGCGGACTGCCCCTATGTGCTGATGCACTCCAGAGGGGACAGCCACTCCATGGATTCGTTGACGGACTACGGCCCTGAGGGTGTGATTACTGTCGTTCTCAGGGAGCTGCGGCATGCCACCGAGCGCGCTCTTGCTGCGGGTGTTCGCATGGAGCGCTTGATTTGGGATCCAGGCTTGGGGTTTGCCAAAACCACTGAACAGAATCTTGAGCTGCTCAAGGGACTTGAGCAGCTCAAGGCGGATGGCATCCCGCTTCTCGTTGGGCCTTCGCGCAAGCGCTTTATCGGAGCTGTTTTGGATGAGCCCCGCCCTAAGGCTCGACTCTGGGGTACTGCAGCTGTCGTTGCCCGTTGCGTCGCGGCTGGTGTGGATGTGGTCCGTGTTCACGATGGAGCGGCCATTGTCCAGGTGGCACGCATGGCGGATGCGCTTTGGGCCTAA
- a CDS encoding RNA-binding S4 domain-containing protein, with product MTTPLGTSEPIRLDQFLKWQGLVFTGGEAKQRIQGGEVRVNGFQETQRGRKLKAGDRVEFAGQTVLVPQQLDLR from the coding sequence GTGACCACACCCCTGGGGACCTCCGAGCCCATTCGCCTGGATCAATTTCTGAAATGGCAAGGCTTGGTCTTCACAGGCGGTGAAGCCAAGCAGCGCATTCAGGGCGGGGAGGTCCGGGTCAATGGCTTCCAGGAGACCCAGCGTGGTCGGAAGCTGAAAGCCGGCGACCGGGTCGAGTTCGCTGGTCAGACAGTTCTCGTACCTCAGCAGCTCGACCTTCGCTGA